AATCCTGTATGGGTCGCTGGTGAAGGGATAGTTTGTCATACAGCCGGTAAAGACAAACAGCACGGCTAACAGCAAGAATAGCTTGGGGGTCTTTTCATGATTCATGATGGCTGGTTTTTGGTTACAGCATGATAAATTAAATCCCACAAATACCAAGCCACAATATACTTAAAATCAGATTTTTTTTTGCGCTTTTTGCTTCCGGATTGGCCAAAACGCCAGGGGGATGCCTGAAGATGAATTAACCGGGGGCGAAAGCGATAGCAGGCGCTGTTTCCTATTCAGGAAATCAAAACAAAATCAACCCCCATTTCCCTTTTAGCCCCTTTCCCTATTGGATTTGGTTTCCAAACAAAGGGGGGGAAAGGGCCATGCTAATCCATACCTGGTTCAGGGTTTAGACGGTGTTTATACGGTTTAAACCGTATAAACACCGTCTAAACACCGGTTAAACTCCGAACCTGGTCCTTTCCGGCAAGGGTTTTGGTAAAGGCAAATCTTTAAGAAATCGAATGGTTGACAAGGTTAAAAAAAGAAGCTGTCCCTGGAAAAGAGACAGCTTCCTTTTGCCGGAATGCACCGGCGGAATGATCTGAAGGGGTTACTGCGCCGTAACCGTATAGGTCAGGTTGCTCAGGTTCACTTCAATCTTATAGGTTCCGGTAACATCGGGGGCCGGGATGGCAGGCGGGTCGGGAACGCTTTCGGTTTCACGGAACACCAGTTGTCCTCCTTCAGCGGTTCCCTCAACGTTGGTGCCATACTGTGGCGCCCACTGTCCGAGGACCTCAATAAACTTGAAGAACATGTCTTCGCCTGCCGTCAGTGTGGTGGTGATGCTAAACATCCCCGGGGCGTCCTTGGTCATGGCAAGGGCACCTGTATTGTCCCAGCCGGCTTCAGTGGCACTACCCAGCAGATAGAGTTCTTCGGTCACCTTCACGATGCTGTAAGTCAGGTTAGCTGTGTCGGCAGTCACCCGGTAATCGCCAATTTCAAGATCGGTGATCATGATGGGGTTTGGGTCGGGATCGTCTTCAGTTGGCCTGAGGATCAGTTCGCCTTCGGTGGAAGTGCCGCCCGGAACTGCGCCCCATTGCGGTGCCCATTGACCCAGCACGGAAATGAACTTCACCATATCGCCATCTTCGTGCAGATGGGCTACCAGTGAAAATACACCCTCCTCAATGTAATACATCTCAAGAGCAGCTGTATTATCCCAGCCGGCTTCTGTGCCACTACCAAGCATATAGATGGGCTTGGCCCCGGGAATCACCGCTTCGTAAGTGGTGAAGGTAATGGAGATGGGGTCTGAGAAGGCATAGGTGGCTTCCGACTGGCGGGTCAGGTACGAAAAAACCCGATACTCGAGGGTGACTTCCGTATTGGGGGCAAATTCCATCCCGAGGATACGACTGTTCACTGCGCCCTGGGTCGTCTCGTAAGCGAGTCCATCGGTGTCGATCAAGTCGCGTGGGTTGGCAAAGTTGTTGCCGGCCACATCCATCTGGAGAATGTAGTTTGCATCGGCAACGAAGTCGGCCTCGTAATTAGCTGCTGACCAGGTGATGCTGATCACATCCCCAGCTGTCTCCTGGGTGAGCACCAGGCTCGCCCCGGTTGTGGGAGAGGTAATCTGCGGGCTTACGGTCTTGGATAGATCCATGGTCATAAGCTCTTCTTCCTCGCAGGAGTGAAACAGGAACACTCCGAATATGAGCGTGAGAATGATTGCTATTCTTTTCATATGCTAGTTGTTTTTAATTTTAATAACCTTGGTTCTGTTCCAGGTTGGGGTTGGCGTTGATATCGGCTGCAGGGATGGGGAAGATGTTGTATTTGGCATCCACATCCAAACCATCCTTGGAATTGCCTTTCCACGCCCATACATAACCGGTGGCTCCGGCAAATTTCCCGAAGCGGATCAGGTCAGTGCGGCGATGGCCTTCCCAGAACAGTTCTCGGGCGCGTTCATCGAGAATGAAGTTCAGGTTGATCTCGCTGATGTTGCCATTGGAATTACCCCAGGCTCTTTCGCGCAGATCGTTGATATACCCGATGGCAGTTCCCAGGTCACCACCGGTACCCC
The Bacteroides sp. DNA segment above includes these coding regions:
- a CDS encoding SusE domain-containing protein encodes the protein MKRIAIILTLIFGVFLFHSCEEEELMTMDLSKTVSPQITSPTTGASLVLTQETAGDVISITWSAANYEADFVADANYILQMDVAGNNFANPRDLIDTDGLAYETTQGAVNSRILGMEFAPNTEVTLEYRVFSYLTRQSEATYAFSDPISITFTTYEAVIPGAKPIYMLGSGTEAGWDNTAALEMYYIEEGVFSLVAHLHEDGDMVKFISVLGQWAPQWGAVPGGTSTEGELILRPTEDDPDPNPIMITDLEIGDYRVTADTANLTYSIVKVTEELYLLGSATEAGWDNTGALAMTKDAPGMFSITTTLTAGEDMFFKFIEVLGQWAPQYGTNVEGTAEGGQLVFRETESVPDPPAIPAPDVTGTYKIEVNLSNLTYTVTAQ